In a single window of the Litorilituus sediminis genome:
- the tusA gene encoding sulfurtransferase TusA, translating to MTANIFQNTDHSLDAIGLRCPEPVMMVRKQIRNIASGETLLVQCDDPSTTRDIPSFCRFMEHELVAQQTAELPYLYVIKKS from the coding sequence ATGACAGCAAATATTTTTCAAAACACAGATCACTCATTAGACGCTATTGGTTTGCGCTGTCCTGAGCCAGTTATGATGGTACGTAAACAAATTCGAAATATTGCCAGTGGAGAGACGCTTTTAGTGCAATGTGATGATCCTTCAACGACACGAGACATTCCTAGTTTTTGTCGATTTATGGAACACGAGCTAGTTGCACAACAAACAGCTGAACTGCCCTATTTATATGTGATCAAAAAGAGTTAG
- a CDS encoding YdcH family protein, whose product MTLEKHDLHHEFPEYNDEIHYLKMNDNHFARLFAEYHEIDQEVHRIEQGVENTCDDYLETKKKERLLLKDKLFVMIKKIKETA is encoded by the coding sequence ATGACATTAGAAAAACATGATTTGCACCACGAGTTCCCAGAATATAATGATGAAATTCATTACTTAAAAATGAATGATAACCACTTTGCACGCTTATTTGCTGAGTATCATGAAATCGATCAAGAAGTTCATCGCATTGAACAAGGAGTAGAAAATACCTGTGATGACTATCTTGAAACAAAAAAGAAAGAACGTTTACTATTAAAAGATAAACTATTTGTAATGATTAAAAAAATCAAAGAAACAGCTTAA
- a CDS encoding TraR/DksA family transcriptional regulator, with amino-acid sequence MQLEQIETQLKNKQQELRKRITAIEADFHKGRSQDFAEQASETENDGVLDEIHHEAKAELSLINEALNRLAAGTYGHCSGCNEAINPQRLQALPYITTCIDCAN; translated from the coding sequence ATGCAACTTGAACAAATTGAAACTCAGCTGAAAAATAAACAGCAAGAGCTAAGAAAAAGAATTACGGCGATTGAGGCAGACTTTCACAAAGGTCGATCACAAGACTTTGCCGAGCAAGCATCGGAAACTGAAAACGATGGTGTGCTTGATGAAATACATCATGAAGCAAAAGCCGAACTTAGCCTTATTAATGAAGCATTAAATAGATTAGCCGCAGGTACATACGGACACTGTAGTGGCTGCAACGAAGCAATTAACCCACAAAGATTACAAGCGCTGCCTTACATAACCACATGCATTGATTGCGCGAATTAG